A single Elephas maximus indicus isolate mEleMax1 chromosome 2, mEleMax1 primary haplotype, whole genome shotgun sequence DNA region contains:
- the FASTKD3 gene encoding FAST kinase domain-containing protein 3, mitochondrial isoform X1, whose protein sequence is MALVTLRRNLSHLCDFRIQGALAALKSQPVSHFHKAFREHPCYWFFSLQPAPSRVRSRHACCKNFHSENGNEPQPVGQPASSRVHDWDRLEQNIKHMDEQVFYRRLNDFSSSEEVLSFVGTLETLPDAGAAGALQRIWEVEKKDGTGRLPEEILENHVFKALCFRCERESPNLTNAALVTAVQALTLARVDPQGSSLENLVAECQNRLQKGGLEVHHLCILGESLIKLRDPSCVMLEQIIGQLQGEELEKFSPEDIMALYRILQACPEKVDQYQTFLNKINRLSLSVVYSLSPKSISQLLGALVTLDQTQALPLVIKLGKYAVRHIPRFTSEELGNVLEAFIYFGHNDRFFMKALEQHVPALCLALKPEVVSKITKYCSTKLILSKPILNAVAESFVCQSEKFSPCQISELIEPFGKLNYLPPNAPALFRKLENTLFTHFSHFPPKMLLKLLHSCSLIERHPVNFMAKIFSPYFLQQLQGQEPYLDRLSLAQLTQLSLTSILECPFYKGPRLLPKYQVKSFLTPCCSLETPVDFQLYKSVMIGLLDLLGARPYFASKVLTPYCYTIDVEIKLDEEGFVLPFTADDDAHKRVALCIDGPKRFCLNGTNLLGKEAIKQRHLRLLGYEVVQIPYHETEMLKSRLELVEYLQRKLFSQNTGVQW, encoded by the exons ATGGCTTTAGTCACTCTGCGGAGGAACCTTTCTCACTTGTGTGATTTCCGGATACAGGGAGCCCTGGCCGCTCTGAAGAGTCAGCCTGTGAGCCATTTCCACAAGGCATTCAGGGAGCATCCCTGCTACTGGTTCTTTTCACTACAACCAGCCCCCTCCAGGGTCAGGTCCCGTCACGCCTGTTGTAAAAACTTCCATTCTGAAAACGGAAATGAGCCTCAGCCAGTTGGCCAACCAGCATCTTCTCGAGTGCACGACTGGGACAGGCTTGAACAAAACATTAAACACATGGACGAACAGGTGTTTTACAGGAGGCTAAATGACTTCAGTTCATCGGAAGAAGTGCTGAGTTTTGTAGGCACCCTGGAAACGCTGCCTGATGCTGGGGCAGCAGGAGCTTTACAGAGGATCTGGGAAGTAGAAAAGAAAGATGGCACTGGAAGGCTGCCAGAAGAAATCCTGGAGAATCACGTCTTCAAGGCTTTATGCTTTCGGTGTGAACGGGAATCTCCAAATCTGACCAACGCTGCTTTGGTGACAGCTGTGCAGGCCCTGACTCTGGCACGTGTAGATCCTCAGGGTAGCTCGTTAGAGAACCTAGTGGCAGAATGCCAGAACCGTCTCCAAAAGGGCGGCCTGGAAGTCCACCATCTTTGTATTCTTGGGGAAAGTCTGATTAAATTGCGGGATCCAAGCTGTGTGATGCTCGAACAGATTATAGGTCAACTGCAAGGTGAAGAATTAGAAAAATTTTCCCCAGAGGATATCATGGCCCTTTATAGAATACTCCAGGCATGTCCTGAAAAAGTGGACCAATACCAGACGTTTCTGAATAAGATAAACAGGCTCTCTCTGTCGGTTGTTTACAGCCTGAGTCCTAAGTCCATAAGTCAGTTACTCGGTGCCCTAGTGACTCTCGATCAAACCCAGGCGCTTCCTCTGGTGATAAAGCTGGGCAAGTATGCAGTGAGGCACATCCCCCGTTTCACTAGTGAAGAGCTGGGCAATGTCTTAGAGGctttcatatactttgggcacAACGACAGATTTTTCATGAAAGCCCTTGAGCAACATGTACCCGCGCTTTGTCTGGCTTTGAAACCTGAGGTGGTCAGCAAAATCACCAAGTACTGCAGTACAAAACTGATTCTTTCAAAACCCATCTTGAATGCAGTGGCAGAAAGTTTTGTTTGCCAGTCAGAAAAATTTTCACCTTGTCAGATTTCTGAGTTAATTGAACCATTTGGCAAACTCAATTACTTGCCGCCAAACGCCCCTGCGttatttaggaagctagaaaacaCGCTGTTCACTCACTTCAGTCACTTCCCACCCAAGATGCTATTGAAACTCCTCCATTCATGTTCGCTTATTGAACGCCATCCCGTCAACTTTATGGCAAAAATTTTTAGCCCTTATTTCCTTCAACAGCTGCAGG GTCAAGAGCCCTATTTGGACAGGTTGAGTCTGGCACAACTGACACAGCTTTCCCTAACCTCCATCCTAGAATGCCCCTtctataag GGTCCCAGGCTTCTTCCTAAATATCAGGTGAAATCGTTCCTTACTCCGtgctgttccctggaaacccctGTGGATTTTCAACTTTATAAATCTGTGATGATTGGACTGCTTGACCTTCTAGGAGCGAGACCATATTTTGCTTCAAAAGTGTTGACACCCTATTGTTATACGATAG ATGTTGAAATTAAGTTAGATGAAGAAGGATTTGTATTACCATTTACTGCTGATGACGATGCCCATAAAAG GGTAGCACTGTGCATTGATGGTCCAAAAAGATTTTGTTTAAATGGCACAAACTTACTCGGAAAAGAAGCCATTAAACAAAGACACCTACGGCTACTTGGTTATGAAGTTGTTCAG ATCCCCTATCATGAGACTGAGATGTTAAAATCAAGACTTGAATTGGTGGaatatttacaaagaaaactattttcTCAAAACACTGGGGTTCAGTGGTAA
- the FASTKD3 gene encoding FAST kinase domain-containing protein 3, mitochondrial isoform X2, with product MALVTLRRNLSHLCDFRIQGALAALKSQPVSHFHKAFREHPCYWFFSLQPAPSRVRSRHACCKNFHSENGNEPQPVGQPASSRVHDWDRLEQNIKHMDEQVFYRRLNDFSSSEEVLSFVGTLETLPDAGAAGALQRIWEVEKKDGTGRLPEEILENHVFKALCFRCERESPNLTNAALVTAVQALTLARVDPQGSSLENLVAECQNRLQKGGLEVHHLCILGESLIKLRDPSCVMLEQIIGQLQGEELEKFSPEDIMALYRILQACPEKVDQYQTFLNKINRLSLSVVYSLSPKSISQLLGALVTLDQTQALPLVIKLGKYAVRHIPRFTSEELGNVLEAFIYFGHNDRFFMKALEQHVPALCLALKPEVVSKITKYCSTKLILSKPILNAVAESFVCQSEKFSPCQISELIEPFGKLNYLPPNAPALFRKLENTLFTHFSHFPPKMLLKLLHSCSLIERHPVNFMAKIFSPYFLQQLQGQEPYLDRLSLAQLTQLSLTSILECPFYKGPRLLPKYQVKSFLTPCCSLETPVDFQLYKSVMIGLLDLLGARPYFASKVLTPYCYTIAFSHIDKCNLEETDTEQRSKGRQYL from the exons ATGGCTTTAGTCACTCTGCGGAGGAACCTTTCTCACTTGTGTGATTTCCGGATACAGGGAGCCCTGGCCGCTCTGAAGAGTCAGCCTGTGAGCCATTTCCACAAGGCATTCAGGGAGCATCCCTGCTACTGGTTCTTTTCACTACAACCAGCCCCCTCCAGGGTCAGGTCCCGTCACGCCTGTTGTAAAAACTTCCATTCTGAAAACGGAAATGAGCCTCAGCCAGTTGGCCAACCAGCATCTTCTCGAGTGCACGACTGGGACAGGCTTGAACAAAACATTAAACACATGGACGAACAGGTGTTTTACAGGAGGCTAAATGACTTCAGTTCATCGGAAGAAGTGCTGAGTTTTGTAGGCACCCTGGAAACGCTGCCTGATGCTGGGGCAGCAGGAGCTTTACAGAGGATCTGGGAAGTAGAAAAGAAAGATGGCACTGGAAGGCTGCCAGAAGAAATCCTGGAGAATCACGTCTTCAAGGCTTTATGCTTTCGGTGTGAACGGGAATCTCCAAATCTGACCAACGCTGCTTTGGTGACAGCTGTGCAGGCCCTGACTCTGGCACGTGTAGATCCTCAGGGTAGCTCGTTAGAGAACCTAGTGGCAGAATGCCAGAACCGTCTCCAAAAGGGCGGCCTGGAAGTCCACCATCTTTGTATTCTTGGGGAAAGTCTGATTAAATTGCGGGATCCAAGCTGTGTGATGCTCGAACAGATTATAGGTCAACTGCAAGGTGAAGAATTAGAAAAATTTTCCCCAGAGGATATCATGGCCCTTTATAGAATACTCCAGGCATGTCCTGAAAAAGTGGACCAATACCAGACGTTTCTGAATAAGATAAACAGGCTCTCTCTGTCGGTTGTTTACAGCCTGAGTCCTAAGTCCATAAGTCAGTTACTCGGTGCCCTAGTGACTCTCGATCAAACCCAGGCGCTTCCTCTGGTGATAAAGCTGGGCAAGTATGCAGTGAGGCACATCCCCCGTTTCACTAGTGAAGAGCTGGGCAATGTCTTAGAGGctttcatatactttgggcacAACGACAGATTTTTCATGAAAGCCCTTGAGCAACATGTACCCGCGCTTTGTCTGGCTTTGAAACCTGAGGTGGTCAGCAAAATCACCAAGTACTGCAGTACAAAACTGATTCTTTCAAAACCCATCTTGAATGCAGTGGCAGAAAGTTTTGTTTGCCAGTCAGAAAAATTTTCACCTTGTCAGATTTCTGAGTTAATTGAACCATTTGGCAAACTCAATTACTTGCCGCCAAACGCCCCTGCGttatttaggaagctagaaaacaCGCTGTTCACTCACTTCAGTCACTTCCCACCCAAGATGCTATTGAAACTCCTCCATTCATGTTCGCTTATTGAACGCCATCCCGTCAACTTTATGGCAAAAATTTTTAGCCCTTATTTCCTTCAACAGCTGCAGG GTCAAGAGCCCTATTTGGACAGGTTGAGTCTGGCACAACTGACACAGCTTTCCCTAACCTCCATCCTAGAATGCCCCTtctataag GGTCCCAGGCTTCTTCCTAAATATCAGGTGAAATCGTTCCTTACTCCGtgctgttccctggaaacccctGTGGATTTTCAACTTTATAAATCTGTGATGATTGGACTGCTTGACCTTCTAGGAGCGAGACCATATTTTGCTTCAAAAGTGTTGACACCCTATTGTTATACGATAG CCTTCAGCCATATTGATAAATGCAATTTGGAAGAAACTGATACAGAGCAAAGGAGTAAAGGAAGACAGTATTTGTGA